The following proteins are encoded in a genomic region of Spirosoma sp. SC4-14:
- a CDS encoding methylmalonyl-CoA mutase family protein, with protein sequence MESLFSEIFPAADKSVWLNQVLNESKPSRAGTSESIESIYEALRWPTAEGFTVEPYYTPDDLASLPLHRIQQAQKQTPGWLTAPTYTVTDEKAGNLAIHQAIQNGADALVLSLKKRPALSSDMQLLARLLDGIKLSETPIFFKTNDALKLVETLDHIAPYQIKGGLLYDLPNQSVQEYGQTIATVTRATASSPHFYTICASSHSFHNAGATASQELAFTLAYLADLYDYLTDSGLSIEQLIAKTMLSVAVGTSYFMEIAKLRALRVLFNRLCSFYTPGNPGVFVHAQTSTFYNATATPYTNMLRATAEAMAAVVGGCNALTIPPYDTVLGQSGSEFSDRIARNISILLKEESHLDKVADPSAGAYYIESLTNQLTESAWLLFLDVEKQGGYEQTMTSGFIKQKIDQAYQTKVEAIRNGNVIVGVTKFRSDEGISVNIAEETKADSLPVRRLASEFE encoded by the coding sequence ATGGAATCACTTTTTTCTGAAATTTTCCCAGCCGCCGATAAGTCAGTGTGGCTGAATCAGGTGCTGAACGAAAGCAAACCCAGCCGTGCTGGTACTTCCGAATCAATTGAATCGATTTATGAAGCCTTACGCTGGCCTACTGCCGAAGGCTTTACGGTTGAGCCATACTACACGCCCGACGATTTAGCTTCTCTTCCGCTCCACCGTATTCAGCAGGCACAAAAGCAAACACCGGGTTGGCTAACAGCGCCGACCTATACCGTTACCGACGAAAAGGCAGGTAACCTGGCAATCCATCAGGCTATTCAGAATGGTGCAGATGCTCTTGTTTTATCGTTGAAAAAACGACCCGCGCTGAGTAGCGATATGCAGTTGCTGGCACGATTGCTCGATGGAATAAAACTTAGTGAAACACCCATTTTTTTCAAGACAAATGATGCCCTAAAGCTGGTTGAAACACTTGACCATATTGCCCCCTACCAGATCAAAGGCGGTTTGCTATACGATCTGCCAAACCAATCGGTACAAGAATACGGCCAGACAATTGCTACTGTAACGCGAGCCACCGCCAGCTCGCCACACTTTTACACGATTTGCGCCAGTAGTCATTCGTTTCATAATGCCGGAGCTACGGCTTCGCAGGAGTTGGCTTTTACACTCGCTTATCTTGCCGATTTATACGACTACCTGACTGATTCCGGGTTATCAATTGAACAACTCATTGCCAAAACCATGCTATCGGTGGCAGTCGGGACCAGTTATTTTATGGAGATTGCCAAACTGCGGGCGCTCCGGGTTCTGTTTAACCGACTATGCAGTTTCTACACGCCAGGCAACCCTGGCGTGTTTGTTCATGCACAGACCTCTACGTTTTACAATGCTACGGCAACACCCTATACAAATATGCTGCGGGCCACAGCAGAAGCCATGGCCGCCGTTGTAGGCGGTTGCAACGCCTTAACCATACCTCCGTATGATACCGTTCTCGGGCAGTCAGGCTCTGAGTTTTCTGACCGCATTGCTCGAAATATATCGATTCTGCTTAAAGAAGAAAGCCATCTGGACAAAGTTGCCGATCCGTCGGCAGGAGCCTACTACATCGAAAGCCTGACCAATCAACTGACAGAATCGGCCTGGTTACTGTTTCTGGATGTTGAAAAACAGGGCGGTTATGAACAGACAATGACCAGCGGTTTTATTAAGCAGAAAATCGATCAGGCCTATCAGACAAAAGTCGAAGCCATTCGCAACGGAAACGTAATCGTCGGCGTCACAAAGTTCCGATCCGATGAAGGAATTAGCGTCAACATTGCAGAAGAAACCAAGGCTGACTCATTACCCGTTCGGCGGTTAGCCAGCGAATTCGAATAA
- the scpA gene encoding methylmalonyl-CoA mutase, producing the protein MKPDFAQILNSTATTGKEPTATKPFTTAEGIKLKPHFMADDVERYYLGTLQAGVPPFLRGPYASMYVRQPWTIRQYAGFSTAEASNAFYRRNLAAGQKGLSVAFDLATHRGYDSDHPRVVGDVGKAGVAIDTVEDMKILFNQIPLDQMSVSMTMNGAVIPIMAFYIVAAQEQGVSPEKLSGTIQNDILKEFMVRNTYIYPPEPSMRIVGDIFAYTSQHMPRFNSISISGYHMHEAGAPAQLELAYTLADGLEYIRTGLRAGMKIDDFAPRLSFFWGIGMNHFMEIAKLRAGRLLWAKIVRQFDPKNPKSMALRTHCQTSGYSLTEQDPFNNVARTTIEATAAVLGGTQSLHTNSLDEAIALPTDFSARIARNTQLYLQHETDITRAIDPWGGSYYVEFLTTELVEKAWALIDEVEQLGGMTKAIETGLPKLRIEEAAARKQARIDSGKDVIVGVNRYRPESETEIELLDIDNQAVREAQIKRLNDVKATRHNQNVAQALEALTKAAENRTSKTENLLALAIEAARERATLGEISDAMEKAFGRHKATIRAVSGVYSAEVSDDENFRLARELSNRFAELDGRRPRILVAKMGQDGHDRGAKVIATSFADLGFDVDMGPLFQTPAEVAKQAAENDVHIVGVSSLAAGHKTLVPQLIEELKKIGRDDIMVIAGGVIPAQDYQFLYDAGVKGIFGPGTIISVAAQKILRELMQD; encoded by the coding sequence ATGAAACCCGACTTCGCACAGATACTTAATTCAACAGCAACTACCGGCAAGGAGCCAACGGCCACAAAACCATTCACGACTGCCGAAGGCATTAAGCTAAAGCCGCATTTTATGGCCGACGATGTAGAGCGCTACTATCTGGGAACATTACAGGCTGGAGTACCACCATTTCTGCGTGGGCCTTATGCCAGTATGTATGTGAGGCAACCGTGGACAATTCGGCAATATGCAGGTTTTTCAACAGCCGAAGCGTCGAATGCCTTTTATCGGCGTAATCTGGCGGCCGGGCAAAAAGGGCTGTCGGTTGCATTCGATCTGGCCACGCATCGGGGCTACGATTCCGATCATCCGCGCGTTGTGGGCGATGTCGGCAAGGCAGGTGTAGCCATCGATACGGTGGAGGATATGAAAATTCTGTTCAATCAGATTCCGCTCGATCAGATGTCGGTATCGATGACCATGAACGGCGCGGTTATACCAATCATGGCATTTTATATCGTAGCTGCCCAAGAACAGGGCGTTTCCCCCGAAAAGCTATCGGGTACGATTCAGAACGATATTCTGAAAGAGTTCATGGTACGGAATACCTACATCTACCCGCCCGAACCGTCGATGCGCATTGTGGGCGATATTTTTGCCTATACGAGCCAGCACATGCCCCGGTTCAACTCCATCAGTATTAGTGGCTACCATATGCACGAAGCAGGCGCACCCGCTCAGCTTGAGTTGGCTTATACGCTGGCCGATGGGCTCGAATATATTCGAACAGGCTTACGGGCTGGAATGAAAATCGATGATTTTGCCCCGCGGCTGTCGTTTTTCTGGGGAATCGGCATGAATCACTTTATGGAGATTGCCAAACTACGGGCAGGACGGCTGCTATGGGCTAAAATTGTTCGGCAGTTCGATCCGAAAAATCCAAAATCGATGGCGTTGCGGACCCACTGCCAAACATCGGGCTATAGCCTTACCGAGCAGGACCCGTTTAACAATGTTGCCCGAACAACCATCGAAGCCACAGCGGCTGTGCTGGGCGGCACGCAGAGTCTACATACCAACTCTCTCGACGAAGCCATTGCCCTGCCTACCGACTTTTCGGCACGAATCGCCCGCAATACCCAGCTTTATCTGCAACATGAAACCGATATTACCCGCGCTATCGACCCGTGGGGCGGCTCCTACTACGTTGAGTTTCTAACAACCGAACTGGTCGAAAAAGCCTGGGCACTAATTGACGAAGTCGAGCAGCTTGGCGGCATGACCAAAGCCATCGAAACGGGCCTTCCCAAACTTCGTATCGAAGAAGCAGCAGCCCGAAAGCAAGCCCGAATCGACAGTGGCAAAGATGTTATTGTGGGTGTCAATCGCTACAGGCCCGAATCAGAAACCGAAATTGAGCTGCTCGACATCGACAACCAGGCCGTTCGTGAAGCGCAAATCAAACGCCTGAACGATGTGAAGGCAACGCGCCATAACCAGAACGTAGCGCAGGCTCTTGAGGCCCTTACAAAAGCCGCCGAAAACCGAACATCGAAAACCGAAAACCTTCTCGCTCTTGCCATCGAAGCCGCTCGGGAACGAGCCACGCTTGGCGAAATTTCTGATGCTATGGAAAAAGCATTTGGCCGTCATAAAGCCACTATCCGCGCCGTATCGGGTGTTTATTCGGCCGAAGTGTCGGACGATGAAAATTTCCGACTGGCCCGCGAACTGAGCAACCGCTTTGCCGAACTCGATGGCCGCCGTCCGCGTATTCTGGTTGCCAAAATGGGCCAGGATGGTCACGACCGGGGTGCCAAAGTTATTGCTACCAGCTTCGCTGATCTGGGCTTCGATGTCGATATGGGGCCGTTGTTTCAGACACCAGCCGAAGTTGCCAAGCAGGCTGCCGAAAACGATGTACATATCGTAGGTGTATCGAGTCTGGCAGCAGGCCATAAAACACTAGTTCCGCAGTTGATAGAGGAACTCAAAAAAATTGGCCGCGACGATATCATGGTTATTGCGGGCGGGGTCATACCCGCTCAGGACTATCAGTTTCTGTATGATGCGGGTGTTAAAGGCATATTTGGCCCCGGCACCATCATTTCGGTAGCTGCCCAGAAGATACTCAGGGAATTGATGCAGGACTAA
- a CDS encoding Uma2 family endonuclease has translation MMKRCNIRHQLWLSRFCRKEQLNANEATPVEDIKFDDYAALGIRKYWLVDPARQTVEQFRLDEEFTEQLVHISSSAAESGLCTLPKRSISFSTINRLFHVT, from the coding sequence ATGATGAAACGGTGTAACATCCGGCACCAGCTCTGGCTGTCGAGATTCTGTCGAAAGGAACAGCTAAACGCGAACGAAGCAACTCCCGTTGAGGATATAAAATTTGACGATTATGCCGCTCTGGGTATCCGCAAATACTGGCTTGTCGATCCAGCCCGGCAAACGGTCGAACAGTTTCGGCTGGACGAAGAATTTACTGAGCAACTAGTCCATATTTCCTCTTCGGCTGCTGAATCTGGTTTATGCACGCTACCTAAACGGTCGATAAGTTTTAGCACCATTAACCGACTTTTTCATGTTACGTGA
- a CDS encoding NAD(P)-binding domain-containing protein produces MKIGIIGAGHIGHTLARLFVRAGHEVALSNSRGPESLNDIINELGPDAHADTIDNAAAFGEVILLAVPWRSPEALPHPDLVANKIVIDAMNPYAADSTIIDLGDSTSSEEIAHRLPDTRLVKAFNTIWYKHLAEHSDSSKPAEERLSICMASDDPNAKMIIAGLINNIGFTAVDAGLLREGGRKLQPDSPIYGKILTPAEAQYALSNF; encoded by the coding sequence ATGAAAATCGGAATTATTGGAGCCGGTCATATTGGCCACACCTTAGCCCGGCTATTTGTTCGGGCAGGCCACGAAGTCGCCCTAAGCAATTCGCGCGGCCCGGAATCGCTGAACGACATTATCAACGAGCTTGGTCCTGATGCACACGCCGACACGATCGATAATGCAGCCGCCTTTGGCGAAGTTATTCTACTGGCTGTTCCCTGGCGTTCGCCGGAAGCATTACCTCACCCCGACCTGGTGGCCAATAAAATTGTTATCGACGCCATGAACCCCTATGCAGCCGATTCAACAATTATCGATTTAGGCGACTCGACATCAAGCGAAGAAATAGCCCACCGGCTACCCGATACGCGGCTCGTTAAGGCGTTCAATACGATCTGGTATAAACACCTGGCCGAACACAGCGACTCGTCGAAACCTGCCGAAGAACGGCTGAGCATCTGTATGGCCAGCGATGATCCAAATGCCAAAATGATTATAGCTGGCCTCATCAATAATATTGGGTTTACGGCTGTAGATGCTGGCTTATTACGCGAGGGTGGTCGAAAGCTTCAACCAGATTCGCCCATATATGGCAAAATTTTAACGCCTGCAGAAGCTCAGTATGCACTGAGCAATTTCTGA
- a CDS encoding tetratricopeptide repeat protein: MAKKKQPSGPGQDRPNRPVAPKPALTPSASRPVANRTTETTMRPPVRQATPKSADTTDLPIEKRPVVWWPLAALALLGFLLYVNTFGHQYALDDIAAVGQNLFVKKGLAGIPDLLRTEFWHFSNISLGYYRPLSLITFAVEQEYFKDNPNISHVINAILYAITGLAIGALLQKWLPGQTITAFLIGVVFMAHPIHTEIVANIKGRDEILSFMFISLMLLSYWRYLETKQRGWIAGACVSLYLAFLSKESSIVSLALIPAMQYWFARRNVWQSMISLWPFLLVTALFFYQKQKMIGTLSGNPPVDWANYPYAIEKTQKSTTFKFLIYYLRLLVFPHPLVYDYSYNVIPSGGKGDLLTWAGFFAFVGMAWLAWKGFMKRTLWGFGLFWFFVTMAPGLGFIWLRGGIFAERFAYAAVMGFGFILIWALQKLLVKPAGSTESTAKPLLTRYAPVLGIMALVTGLYAFKTVERNRDWENNFILFNSALPYAPNSCQVQRHVANEWIEKGLKDRTKADSIANATNAIKPKPSPEQIKKAQTLIDTNIAHANKHGRWALDHLQQSTRIYPNFGEAYFSMAYVFQKIIPNVDSAKYYYKQTIRAANAYAPAYNNLGVIYQTEGFNQNNRQKLELASYYYNRSMVVNPAYADGPNNRANLMKATGIDVKFLPDSIVNKY, from the coding sequence ATGGCTAAAAAAAAACAACCTTCAGGGCCAGGTCAGGATCGGCCAAACCGCCCGGTTGCTCCTAAACCTGCTCTGACTCCCTCTGCCAGTCGTCCGGTTGCTAATCGTACTACAGAGACTACGATGCGGCCCCCCGTTCGTCAAGCAACTCCCAAATCTGCCGATACAACTGATCTGCCTATCGAAAAACGTCCGGTGGTATGGTGGCCGCTGGCAGCGCTGGCACTACTTGGTTTTCTGCTGTATGTAAATACGTTTGGGCATCAGTATGCGCTCGACGATATTGCGGCTGTAGGCCAAAATCTGTTTGTGAAAAAAGGGCTGGCTGGAATTCCAGACTTGCTACGAACTGAGTTCTGGCACTTCAGTAATATTTCGCTGGGCTACTACCGGCCGTTGTCGCTCATCACGTTTGCTGTTGAGCAGGAATACTTTAAGGATAACCCGAATATCAGCCATGTAATTAATGCAATCCTGTATGCCATAACTGGTTTGGCAATTGGTGCTTTATTACAGAAATGGTTGCCGGGGCAAACGATTACTGCTTTTCTGATTGGGGTAGTTTTTATGGCTCATCCCATCCATACCGAAATTGTGGCGAATATTAAAGGTCGCGACGAAATCCTGAGCTTTATGTTTATTTCGTTGATGCTGCTATCGTACTGGCGGTATCTGGAAACAAAACAGCGGGGCTGGATTGCCGGAGCCTGCGTATCGCTTTATCTGGCGTTCCTCTCGAAAGAGTCGTCTATTGTCAGTTTGGCTCTGATTCCGGCCATGCAATATTGGTTTGCGCGCCGGAATGTATGGCAGTCGATGATTAGTCTGTGGCCATTTCTGCTTGTTACGGCATTATTTTTCTATCAGAAACAGAAAATGATCGGCACCCTGAGCGGCAATCCTCCCGTCGACTGGGCGAACTATCCGTATGCGATCGAAAAAACGCAGAAATCGACCACCTTTAAGTTTCTGATCTATTATCTCCGGCTGTTGGTTTTTCCCCATCCATTGGTCTATGATTATTCATACAATGTTATTCCATCGGGGGGTAAAGGCGATCTGTTAACCTGGGCTGGTTTCTTTGCCTTTGTAGGTATGGCCTGGCTTGCCTGGAAAGGTTTTATGAAGCGCACCCTCTGGGGCTTTGGCCTGTTCTGGTTTTTTGTTACGATGGCTCCCGGTCTGGGTTTTATCTGGTTGCGGGGCGGTATTTTTGCCGAACGGTTTGCCTATGCGGCTGTTATGGGCTTTGGCTTTATTCTGATCTGGGCCCTACAGAAACTATTGGTTAAACCGGCCGGGAGTACTGAATCAACGGCAAAGCCACTCCTGACCCGTTATGCGCCTGTGCTAGGCATAATGGCCCTGGTAACAGGACTTTATGCTTTCAAGACCGTTGAACGAAATCGCGATTGGGAAAACAATTTTATTCTGTTCAATTCGGCCTTGCCGTATGCGCCCAATAGCTGTCAGGTACAGCGGCATGTCGCCAACGAATGGATTGAAAAAGGACTGAAAGATCGAACCAAAGCCGATTCGATTGCCAACGCAACCAATGCCATTAAGCCCAAACCGTCTCCCGAGCAGATCAAAAAGGCGCAGACACTGATCGATACCAATATTGCCCATGCCAATAAACACGGCCGTTGGGCGCTGGATCACCTTCAGCAGTCGACCCGGATCTATCCTAATTTTGGTGAAGCCTATTTTTCAATGGCGTATGTATTCCAGAAAATTATCCCGAATGTCGATTCGGCCAAGTATTATTATAAGCAAACCATACGGGCTGCCAATGCCTATGCACCTGCCTATAACAATCTTGGCGTAATTTATCAGACTGAAGGGTTTAATCAGAATAACCGGCAGAAACTGGAACTGGCTTCGTATTACTATAACCGATCGATGGTAGTTAATCCGGCCTATGCCGATGGACCTAACAACCGGGCCAATCTGATGAAAGCAACGGGTATCGACGTGAAATTTTTGCCCGATTCAATTGTCAATAAATACTGA
- a CDS encoding DNA/RNA non-specific endonuclease: MPYHLKSILAGLSLLMVLGGCLRTATPGSTGRGSTEPTRDDNLALGNPSGASTNTPDNYLLVRSAYVVSYSKSRGIANWVSWHLSSAWKGDSKRTNDFRPDAALPTGWYVARPSEYTNTGFDRGHLCPSDDRDGSPEDNAATFLLTNIVPQAPRHNREVWKNLEDYERQLITSGNEVYVIAGTYGTGGTGQNGYATKLANGKLTVPATLWKIIIVLPTDSNDAERVSTDTRIIAVNIPNNQTAADKPWRAYLTSVDALEELTGYNFLSNVPTGIQRIIEARIDGSNS, translated from the coding sequence ATGCCTTATCATCTTAAAAGTATTCTTGCTGGACTTAGTTTACTTATGGTGCTCGGCGGCTGTTTACGAACCGCAACACCAGGTTCGACAGGCCGGGGCTCAACCGAACCTACCCGCGATGATAACCTGGCACTGGGCAATCCAAGTGGCGCTTCGACCAACACCCCCGACAATTATTTGCTCGTCAGATCGGCTTATGTAGTGTCGTACAGCAAAAGCCGGGGCATTGCAAACTGGGTAAGCTGGCACCTGAGCTCAGCCTGGAAAGGCGATAGCAAACGAACCAACGATTTTCGACCCGATGCTGCTCTGCCCACAGGCTGGTATGTTGCCCGGCCATCAGAGTATACCAATACGGGTTTCGACCGTGGACACCTCTGCCCTTCCGACGATCGTGATGGATCGCCCGAAGACAATGCCGCTACCTTTCTTCTAACCAACATCGTGCCACAAGCCCCCCGACACAACCGCGAAGTTTGGAAAAATCTGGAAGATTACGAACGCCAACTAATCACATCGGGTAACGAGGTATACGTTATTGCTGGTACATATGGTACTGGAGGCACCGGCCAGAACGGCTATGCAACCAAACTTGCCAATGGTAAGCTGACCGTTCCGGCAACGCTCTGGAAGATTATTATTGTGCTTCCAACCGACTCTAACGATGCCGAACGCGTTTCTACCGATACCCGCATCATAGCGGTAAATATTCCTAACAATCAAACCGCTGCCGATAAACCCTGGCGCGCTTATCTAACAAGCGTCGATGCACTGGAAGAGTTAACTGGCTACAATTTTCTCTCAAATGTTCCTACTGGAATCCAGCGAATTATTGAAGCAAGAATCGACGGCAGCAACAGTTAA
- a CDS encoding fatty acid desaturase yields MKVLGAIHDPTFTGRTYNQLDQYFLKYIKDERDLPFVYLTIRISLTLIPLAILLFMPFVTGWVWWAVAAVHFYISNFVFKGPFGLMLHCTSHRPFFKPEYSWLNNYLPWVLAPFFGHTPETYYSHHIGMHHPENNLEDDDSSTMAFQRDSFRSFLSYFGQFFVLGVHNLLGYLRRKNRTKLASRAMTGEITFGIICAILCFINWPATVLVFLLPLVIYRLIAMMGNWTQHAFVDIDDPGNAYKNSITCINVKYNKKCWNDGYHISHHVRPGMHWTEHPTFFQKTIDKYAQNQAIIFDGLDFLQIFFLLMRKRYDVLARHMVNVNGSFADEAEAIAVLRHRTQRIPVEVPLEVAMP; encoded by the coding sequence ATGAAAGTACTGGGTGCTATTCATGACCCGACATTTACGGGTCGAACTTATAACCAGCTTGATCAATATTTCTTAAAATATATTAAAGACGAACGTGATTTACCGTTCGTATACCTAACAATTCGTATAAGCTTAACCCTGATTCCGCTGGCAATACTGCTGTTTATGCCTTTTGTGACCGGCTGGGTCTGGTGGGCAGTAGCTGCCGTTCATTTCTATATCAGCAATTTTGTGTTTAAAGGCCCATTTGGCCTGATGCTTCATTGCACCAGCCATCGCCCATTTTTTAAACCGGAATATTCCTGGCTCAACAATTACCTGCCGTGGGTGCTGGCTCCGTTTTTTGGGCATACCCCCGAAACCTACTACAGCCATCATATCGGTATGCACCACCCCGAAAACAATCTTGAAGACGATGATAGCAGTACAATGGCGTTTCAACGAGATTCGTTCCGAAGCTTTCTGAGCTATTTTGGGCAGTTTTTTGTGCTGGGTGTGCACAATTTATTAGGCTACCTGCGCCGGAAAAATCGGACAAAACTGGCTAGTCGTGCCATGACCGGCGAAATCACGTTTGGGATAATTTGTGCCATTTTATGTTTCATCAACTGGCCGGCCACGGTGCTCGTTTTTTTGCTGCCGCTGGTTATTTATCGACTGATTGCCATGATGGGCAACTGGACACAACACGCTTTTGTTGATATAGACGACCCCGGAAATGCCTATAAAAACAGCATTACGTGCATCAATGTGAAATACAATAAAAAATGCTGGAATGATGGCTATCATATTAGCCACCACGTTAGGCCCGGTATGCACTGGACAGAACATCCAACTTTTTTTCAGAAAACGATCGATAAATATGCTCAAAATCAGGCTATTATTTTCGATGGACTGGATTTTCTGCAAATATTCTTTTTGCTCATGCGAAAGCGCTATGATGTGCTGGCCCGGCATATGGTTAATGTAAACGGAAGTTTCGCCGATGAGGCCGAAGCTATTGCCGTATTGAGGCATCGTACGCAACGAATTCCGGTAGAAGTACCCTTGGAAGTTGCTATGCCCTAA
- the gnd gene encoding phosphogluconate dehydrogenase (NAD(+)-dependent, decarboxylating), whose translation MHIGFIGLGKMGFNLVSNLVHHGHSVVGYDINETLVDAVKTEGAQGVNSLEDLYHALPEKRVLWLMIPAGALIDKVIEQLLAFLQPGDVLIDGGNSHYKDSLRRHAYLKEKGIGFLDCGTSGGISGALNGACTMVGGDPDVIEPLHEVFRQVSVEDGYLYTGPAGSGHFCKMVHNGIEYGMMQAIAEGFEVLEKSQFPYDFEAVAKMWSHGSVIRGWLMELAQDAFSKDPKLEGIKGKMFSSGEGKWTLETALDLGVPTPVIALSLLTRYRSLQDDTFTGKVVAALRNEFGGHAVEKKLE comes from the coding sequence ATGCACATAGGATTCATTGGCTTAGGAAAGATGGGGTTCAACCTTGTCAGTAACCTGGTTCATCATGGCCATTCGGTCGTTGGTTACGACATTAATGAGACATTGGTTGATGCCGTAAAAACGGAAGGTGCCCAGGGAGTGAACTCGCTGGAAGATTTATATCATGCACTACCCGAAAAACGAGTTTTGTGGCTGATGATTCCGGCCGGAGCCCTTATCGACAAAGTGATTGAGCAGCTACTGGCTTTTTTGCAACCTGGTGATGTGCTGATCGACGGTGGTAATTCGCATTACAAAGATTCGCTCCGTCGACATGCTTATCTTAAAGAAAAAGGGATTGGGTTTCTCGATTGCGGTACCAGTGGTGGCATAAGTGGCGCGCTGAATGGCGCCTGTACCATGGTTGGCGGTGACCCAGACGTAATTGAACCACTACACGAGGTTTTCAGGCAGGTTTCGGTTGAAGACGGCTATCTGTATACTGGCCCGGCAGGTAGTGGACACTTCTGCAAAATGGTTCATAATGGAATCGAATATGGCATGATGCAGGCCATTGCCGAAGGATTTGAAGTGTTGGAAAAGAGCCAGTTCCCCTACGATTTTGAAGCCGTTGCCAAAATGTGGAGCCATGGTTCGGTAATTCGGGGCTGGCTAATGGAGCTTGCACAGGATGCGTTTAGCAAAGACCCCAAACTGGAGGGCATCAAAGGAAAAATGTTCTCATCGGGCGAAGGGAAATGGACGCTGGAAACGGCTCTCGATCTGGGCGTGCCTACACCAGTGATTGCGCTTTCGCTGCTAACCCGCTATCGTTCACTACAGGATGATACCTTTACTGGTAAGGTTGTAGCGGCTCTCCGAAATGAGTTTGGCGGTCACGCAGTTGAGAAAAAATTAGAGTAA
- a CDS encoding VanZ family protein, giving the protein MNYSSIVRWLAIGWTIVILIGCLAPHDQIPEVLTDISDKLEHMAIFALFTLLWAEAGMRVNLTLIIGILFGALIEVLQYILPINRSADWGDLVADSIGAVVGIVVYWGIHKVIRTY; this is encoded by the coding sequence ATGAACTACTCCTCTATTGTGCGCTGGCTGGCTATTGGCTGGACCATTGTTATTCTGATTGGCTGTTTAGCTCCTCATGACCAGATCCCGGAAGTGCTGACAGATATTAGCGACAAACTGGAGCATATGGCCATTTTTGCGCTCTTCACACTACTTTGGGCGGAGGCCGGTATGCGCGTAAACCTAACCTTGATAATTGGTATTCTATTTGGTGCCTTGATCGAAGTACTTCAATATATACTCCCTATCAATCGAAGTGCCGACTGGGGAGATCTAGTTGCCGATTCGATAGGGGCAGTAGTTGGAATTGTGGTTTATTGGGGTATTCATAAAGTAATAAGAACATACTGA
- the gldF gene encoding gliding motility-associated ABC transporter permease subunit GldF — protein sequence MGAIFRKEINQFFSSPIAYIIMAVFLTAIGLMLWVFPDTSLLENGYADMGAFFNLTPYVMLFLVPAITMRSLADEVRTGTLEWLLTKPVSRWRIVGGKFLASWLLVVLTILPTIVYYITLYQLGSPIGNIDSAAVFGSYIGLVLLAGVFVAIGLWASSLNDNQVVAFVLGVFFCFLLYVGLSAIASMGALGGFGYYFSYIALDEQYRALGKGLIDSRNVVYLVTLMTFFLLITANRLKRSF from the coding sequence ATGGGGGCTATTTTTCGTAAGGAGATTAATCAATTTTTCTCGTCGCCGATTGCTTACATCATTATGGCTGTATTTCTGACGGCTATAGGGTTAATGCTTTGGGTATTCCCGGATACCAGCCTGCTCGAAAATGGCTATGCCGATATGGGGGCTTTTTTTAATCTAACCCCCTATGTCATGCTCTTTCTGGTGCCAGCCATAACCATGCGTTCACTTGCCGATGAAGTACGCACCGGTACACTGGAATGGTTGCTGACTAAACCGGTTAGTCGCTGGCGCATCGTAGGCGGCAAATTTCTGGCAAGCTGGCTATTGGTCGTGTTAACTATATTGCCAACGATCGTGTACTATATCACCCTCTATCAACTGGGCTCTCCCATAGGAAATATCGATTCGGCGGCCGTATTTGGCTCTTATATCGGACTGGTATTGTTAGCCGGGGTCTTTGTCGCTATCGGACTTTGGGCTTCGTCGCTTAACGACAATCAGGTTGTTGCTTTTGTGTTGGGGGTGTTCTTTTGTTTTCTGCTGTATGTCGGCCTAAGTGCCATAGCCAGTATGGGTGCCTTAGGCGGCTTTGGATATTACTTTTCCTATATCGCTTTGGATGAGCAATACCGGGCACTCGGAAAAGGGTTAATTGATTCCAGAAACGTGGTTTATCTGGTAACGTTAATGACGTTTTTTCTGTTGATTACAGCCAATAGACTTAAACGCAGTTTCTAG